Within Sorangiineae bacterium MSr11367, the genomic segment TTGGCGGCGGGCGACGAATCGGGCAAGAAGCCGGCAATCTGGCCCCTGGCCTGGAAGTAGAGGATGTGCAACCCCGCTTTGACCTTGTCGGCGAGGTCGAGCGACATCGTGCCGATGGTCTTCTTCGCAACGTCCACGCTCGCCGTGAGGATCGCATCGCGCATGGCGGGCCCCGTCTTCTTGTCGACCCCCCACCAGCGCGTGGGCGGCACGTCGATGCCGCGCGAGAGAATGTTGTTCGTCCCCGTCGTCGCGCTTCGGTTCCAAATGAAGTTGGGATCGATCCAAGGTTTTGCGACGCCCCCGTTGCCGCCCATTCCAAACACCATGTGCGCGGCTTCCGCACTGATCGCACGCTGGTCGGACCCCGGTGGTGTGGCGAAGACCATGGCTTGGATCGGGCCGGTCGAGTGACCAATGCTCGCAAATGCCCCGGCACCGGGAACCCACGCAGCATTTCCGCAGCTCGCCGCGAAGACGTCCGATTCTCCGACGTCGGTCGTCTCACCGTTGGGGTCGGGACTATTCGGCCCAGATCCCAAAAGGCACGGCGTGCCGTTGCCGTTCGCATCGTAATACGACGCGGGGCTTTGCGAGGCGTTCGTCGGATTTCGCATGAGCGTCTTGGCCGGCGTATCGAAACCTGCCGCCGCCGCTCCGGCGCAGGAGCTCGTGGGCTGCCACACGATGGTGTAACCACGCGCGTGCACGAGCGGCGCCATCGCCTGGATGAAGGGCGTGAAGTTCGTCGAGCCCTGCATGTAGATGACTTTGGGGCGCTCGTTCGCGTCGTAGCACTTTGCGGTCGGCAAATTGACCCCGCCGTCGGAGGGCGGTTCACTTCCCGCGTCGGGCGGGTCGACCAGCGCGGCGGGATCGTACGCGGCGCCATCGCACAGGCCGAGGCTATGGCAGTTGTCGTACTGTTTGAAATCGGCCGTCGTGCACTGATTGTAAAACTCGAGGTCGGTCTTGGGGGTCCCGCTGAAACACCCGGGCGGACCGAGGCCGGCATCCGATTGGGAGGCGACCTTGCATACGTTTTCCACGCACGTTGCGGATTGGGAGAAATGTTTGCACTCGCCGTCCGACGAACATTGCTTGGAGTCGCGATCCAAGAGCGCGGTGCATGCGCTCGCGGCCAGCAACGAGGCCGTCGCGAAGGCAAAAACGACGATACCGCTACGATGGAGATGCATGAAACCTCGCCTCAAAAAGAGCCGGAGAACCGGATGCCCGTCGGGGCGACGCTGACCTTGGCTTCGTTCTTCGAAGGGAGCGTCAGGGTCCAATAGAGCGATACGCCGGCCGCGACGAGGGTCAATCCACCCAAAACGTCGGTTGTCACGGCAAACGTGGTCGCTTTCGATGCTTTCGAATCAATGTCGGATTTGTCGGCAGGGTACGCGTCACGCGCCGACTTCAGATCCGAAGCGCTCTTTAGCGCGAAAATCCCGGTTACCGCCGTCGCGGCGGCGAGGGCCGCCGTGACCGTCCAGCCAATCACGACGGGGCCGCCCTGCGATTCGCGCGGCTTCGCGTCGGCGTTCTTGGCCGGAGCAAGCACGGGCTCTTTCGGAACGGCCGCGGGGGTCGGCTCCAAGGCGTCGAGCCGAACGTCGACGCTGACGTTCTCGCCCGCCGCGACGTCGATCCATTGGGTCTTGGGATGGTAACCGCGCGCCGAAGCGACGAGCTTACGGCGGCCCACACTGACCGTCAGCGGTTTGCCAAGGCGCTTGGCCGCGACCTCTTCGTCATCGATCTGCAGCTCTGTGCCGGGCACATTGAAGTGAATGTCGAGCCGGCCCACGCGCGATTGGAGTGTGGCAACCACTTCGAGCACCTCGGGACGGTGCGACTCCCCTCCTTCGCTGAGGTACTGCTCGAAGGTGGAGAGAGCCTGCGCATAGCGCTGAAGCTGAAATTGCGCTTGGGCGATGTTGTAGAGAACATTCACATTGGGGGAGAGCTGGTAAGCCTGTTTGAACTCCACGAGGGCCGCCCCATAGTCGGCCTCCCCATAGAGTGTCACGGCGCGCTGAAAATGGGACCCCGCGGACTTCTTGTCGTCGGCGTGCGCGTGCACCGCGAGAAAGAGGAGCGCTGGCATCAGCAAAGCAGGACCGATGCGCCGGCCGCGCGCTGTTCGCGGCCGCCGACTCTCTAGACCGAGGCAGGTTGGATTCATTGGTTGCCGTAGGGGTTGTTGGGATCGATGGGCCGCATGGGCCGCTTTCCACCGGCGGGATCGACGTCGGTGGAGGCGGGGGTATGGGCAGAAGGAGTCGTGGGGGGTGCGACGGGGCTCGCCGCTGCATTGTTGACGGCTGCGCGCGCGCGCACCGGCGGGCGGGCATGTCCTACCACGGCGGCGGGCTGCCGCTCGAGGGCGATGTCGAGTGCGATATCGTCATTGCACACGACCTCTTCGAGCTTTGGAACGAAGCCGTCCGCATTGGCTCCAATGGTCAGCGCTTGGCCGGCAGGGCATCGCGAGGAGTAGGGAGCCTGCGCCCTAAACCCGTCGATGGTGAGTTTCGCATTGGGAGGCGTCGTGCGCACGACGAGGGCAAATGTGTTCGGCGGCGTGGGGCTCGGCGCGACGGGCGGCGACGAGCCGCTGGGTGCGACGGTTGATTGTACCTGCACGGGAGCCTCGGGTGCCGCGGGAGCACCCGTTTTCGAATGAAAGACGAAATAGCCGGTACCCGACAAAGCGAGCACCGACAAAGCGCCTGCGAGCATGCGCCCCGTCTTGTGGCCACCTCGCTCGGGCGCGAGGGCCTCGACCGCGGGGGATCGGGTGACGGGCCAGCTGATCGACTTGCTCGACGACGTGAGCTGGGAATTTCCTTGCTGCGGGGTGATGACCGCGAGGCGATCGCCCTCGCCATTCTTCAAATCCTGCAGCGCGCGCTCGAGGATGCGGCGCAGCCGCTCGCGCTCTTCCTTGAAGGCCTCGGCGATGGTGACGCCGATCTCGCGCAGGGAATTGACTTTGCCGGGCTGGCCCGCCAGGTACGTCTCGAGGGCCAAATGAAGGGCTTCGGCCGACTCGTACCGTTCGGCAGGGTTCGGGGCGGTGGCCTTGTCGCAGATGTTCGCAAGTTCGTCCGAGATGTCCGAACAGGCCGAGCGGATGCGGGGAACCTCCCAGTTGATCAGGCTGTGGAGTACGTCGACTTCCTTGGACCCCCGCCAGAGCGGACGGCCCGCGACGGCCTCCCAGAGCATGGCGCCCGCGGAGAACACGTCGACACGCGCATCGTACTCCCGGCCGTGAACGAGCTCGGGCGCGAGGTAGGCTACCTTGCCTTTGAGCACCCCGGTTCTCGTCTCCAGCTGGGTGTCGGCGGCCTTCGCGATGCCGAAATCGAGGACTTTCACCTCGCCGGCGTAGGTAATGAATACATTGTGCGGACTGACATCACGGTGCACCAGCCCGAGGTTGGCGCCATCGTAATCCGTGAGGGTGTGCGCGTAGTGCAGCCCGCGCAGCATCTCGATGATGACCCGGAGCAAGGCCTCCGAGGACAATTTGCCCTTCGCCCGCCGGTGAATCGTGGCGAGAGATTGCCCCTGCAGGTACTCCATCGCGATGTAAGGACGGTTCCCTTCCTGGGCGACCTCGATCGTTTGCGCGACGTTGGGGTGCTGGAGGCGGGCCGCGAGGCGCGCTTCCTCGACGAACATCGAGAGGATCGCAGGATCGTCGACGAATTCGGGCTTCAACTCTTTGATGATGAGAAGCTTGCTGAAGCCGCCAGGCCCCTGCACGCGGGCAAGGTACACGATCCCCATGCCGCCACGCGCAAGCTCCGCCACCAATTCATACCGGCCAATCCGCATTCAAATCCCCATATTGCGGAATCCCGGACGGTAGCAGGGATTTTGCACACTGGAAGTATATCGAACGGTGAACATCGTCCCCCATCGCATGTCGCGATCGCACCCGTAGCCCGACGGGAACCTACTACGTCGAACGTATTCATGCGCTGCGCGATTTCAAGGATCTTCGAACTTCGACGTCATGACGCCAGGTACGGCATATCTTTCCGGCGCGGAGACATCGTCGTCCACGGCTTGCTGGTCGCTGGCGTTACCACCTTTTGAATTAAAAAAAATCAGTGTGTACGGGCGGCCAGAATTGAATCGTATTTATGGCGTATCCTGGCAATTAACTAACGGCTTGAGATTACGTTCCGAATCGAAACTCTCGCGAAAGGCGAGCAGCGGCAACGGGAAAATCCCGGCGAGGCCGGCGCCCTTGCCAGCTGCATGACACGAGGGACGCCGAAAGCTATTGCGATCCTCGTCCTCAGAACCGAACCTGGCGCCGGCCCCGCCGGGATTACCTCGCTGCCGCGGTTCGACCGCACCGAAACTTTCGGAACTTTGGCGAGATCAAGGTCCGTAGCGTCGCCAATTCAACGAAGTACGCCACGGTGAGAGCCCCTCCGACGCGTCGGTCAGGTCCATTCTAATTGAATATCGAATTCGTCAAAGACGGCGCACTCCGTGCAACATCGCCGCGCACCTACGAGGTTGACGCGACGTTGTCGAACACGAGCCCCCTCCCGCCGAGAAGGGCGATGGGATCGAAGGGGCCGCCCAGCTCCGGGCTGGTGGAGCGCGGGACGAACAAGATGCATGGCTCGGGACCCGAGAGGACACAGGGAACCAAGAAGCCGTACCGGACCATGTCTTTCACGTTTTGAACGGTCTGCTCGAGGGGCACGTGGCTGGGCACGACACCGCCGGCGGTGAGGCCATGTGCGTACTCACGGACGGCCGATTCCAGCCGCGGTCGCTCCGCGTCCTTGTCGCTCCGAGAGCGGCCGTTCGCCGTTTCCAACATTTGCTCCAACGCCGTCACCTTGCGGCCCGTACTTACTTTGACTGGCGTCAAAAGAACAGAACAGAGCCGTGCGGGGCTCGAATTACACGGCGCGGCCCGTGCGCAGGGCCTCCGCCCAATCGGGGCGCCCATTCTTCGATGCGACCCTGGCCGCGGTATCCCAGTCGTAGGCCACGCCGATAAGGTCCACCGAGACGGTCGTCCCTACGCTGACGATGGCGTACCGCGCGTGGGGGCTTCCCGTTTCCATTCGATGGGGATGCGGCCGAACATCGGAATATGCGGGCAGACCCACGCTGCCCGGGTTGACGATGACGAGGGCATCGAGCTGGATCAATCGCGGGATATGTGTGTGCCCGCACAACAAGACGCGCTCGGTGACACCACGAACGAGTGTCGCGAGGCTCTCGCGATCACGCAAGGCGACACCGTGTTCGGTCACCTGTTCGAGCAGGTACACTTCATCGCTTTCGGGGGTTCCGTGACAAAGTCGCACATCCGCAACCGTGGCATGAGGAGCCAAGCTGCGCAGCCATGCGACGTCCCCCTCCGAAAGTGCGCCGCGCGTGAACTTCAGGGAACCGTGCAGGCTCGCATCCGCGTCGCTCTCGTAGATGACGCGGTCTTCGTTGCCCCGAATGTGGCGACTCGAAAGTCCAGCGTCGCGCAACAAGGCCGCCGTGCCACTTGGATCGAGCGGGCCATAAACGGCATCGCCAAGGTTGAGCAGCACATCGGCACCGCGGCGCCGTGCATCCTGCAAGACGGCATCCAGAGCCCACCGATTGCCGTGCACGTCGGAAACGACTGCGTACCGAATCATTCGGGGACAGTAGTCTCGGACGAGCTCCACGTCCAGAAGTGAGCCGGCGCAAGCGGAATGCCCGCGCAGAGGGAGAGCACCGGGCAAGGACTTGGTGTAGGCTGCCGCGTTCGGCGGGGGTCCGTGCCCGCGCGAGGGAGGGGACGATGAACCACGAGGACCGTGCGCAGCACCCGGGCTACGAATTGGACGACGACTACCCACTGTTCGACGTGAGCACCGACGATCTGACCATCGCCGACAGTGACACCTTCGGCTTCCTGCACCTGTCCGACTTCGCAGATCCCCTCCCCGACGATTTGCCCTGACCGCAGGACCAAGCGTGACGCCGCATGTGCTGATGCACCTGCTGCCGGCCATCGTGTTGGCCGCGGTGGGTCACATCGAGCGGGTGAACCGCATGCACGCCGCCCGCGAATACCGGCCCGCCCGACGCGGTCATCGGGAGCCCATGGCGGCCGTGTGCCCGGTGTACCGCGAAGATCCGCGCCTCTTCGATCGTGCCCTGCGCTCTTGGCGGAACAACGACCTGGCCGAAGTAGTCTGCGTCATCCACGAAGACGACATCGCCTGCATCGAGGTCGCGCGCGCCTGCGGCGTCCGGGTGATCACCGTCCCTCACCGCGACAAGCGGCAAGCGCTCAAGATCGGGTGGGAGGCGGTCACCGCCAACCTCGTCGCCTTGGTCGACTCCGACACGGTGTGGGCGCGCAACCTCGTGGACGTGGTCAGCGCGCCCTTCGCGGATCCGGCGATCGGAGGCGTGGCGACACAGTCGTTCGTTCTCGAACCGGTCACATTCTGGGAGCAACTTCGATGCGGCAAGGGACCAATCGCCGTGATGGCCGCGCAGACCGTCCGTGGCCGGGCACTTGGGTGCCTGCCGGGTCGGACCGCGGTCTATCGGCGCGAGCTGCTGCATCGAATCGGCCCCGACTTCGTGAATCAGTATTTCCTCGGCGTGCGCTGCGGCCCCGGCGATGACACCCGACTTGCAGCACTGACCCTTCGTGCGGGCTACCACACCGTCCTGCAGGCGAATGCTCACGTTTGGTCGCGTTTTCCCAACACGCTGGGGGGCATGCTCCGGCAGCGACTACGCCATCAACGCAACAGTTGGCGGGAGCACCTGACCGCCTTGACCGGGGGATGGCTCTGGCAACACGCATACCTCGCCCGTTGCGTCACCGTCTCGGTGGTGCTCCGTCTCGGATTTCTTCTTGCGGCGGTGTACTTCATCGTGCTGGCGGCATGCGGTGAGTTTTTGGCACCAGGCTTGGTGCTGACGGCATGGTGCGGTCGCCGAATCCTCGGCGCTGCGCGTTCTCTGCATCGTGCAGGCCGACCTCGGAGGGTGACCTTCGGCCTCCTTGCCGTCGATATCCTATCTCACGGCCTCGATGCTTTTGGCCTATTGACCCTTCGCCGCCAAGGTTGGCTCACCCGCGAAGAAGAACGCGAACATCGAATAATACCGTAGGGGCGTATCTCGCCCGAGCCGGCGATTCGTGAAGCGCGGTCTCGGAAAATGGATATTTTGACGGCCACCATGCTCGGCAAGCTTTTGCGGATTTCGCTGTTTGCTTTTTCCTTTGGTATCGGAGGGTGCGCGGGGGCTCACGGAGACGGCGCGTCGGCGAACGACAATTCGCTCGAGGTAACCGAACTGGGGGCCGCGCCCGGGCCGCTCTCCGCGGCCGAACTGGGGGCCGTGCCCGATCGCGCCCGCCTGCGGGCGACCAACCCGGAGCTCGACGAGGCCGCGTTCGAGATCAAGTGGCAGGCCGCCAAGAAGGACGCTTTCTCGTTCTTTCGCGCGTTCGATGCGGCATACCATGCGGACCTCGCCAGCGTGCCGCCATCCCGCGTGCCGGGTGGCGAGACTTTGTGCGTCGGAGACGCGCACCCCGAGAATTTCGGCTTCATGAAGCTGCCGAGTGGAACGCGCTTCGCCATCAACGATCTCGACGATGCCGGCTATTGCCCGGCGGCCTTCGACGCCGCACGCTTCTTTGCCGCGGTCACGCTCGCATACGGAAACGATGCGCTCACCAAACGCGCACTCGAGCGCTACGTCGATACGGTGAAAGACGCCTCCAGGGCGACCGGCATCGATTCCGATCTGGCGCCGAGCTGGAAAAAGAAGCGCGAGAAGGGCCTCACCAAGTACACGAAGGATGGCGCGTTCGTGCTCGGCGATGCCACCGACCTCTCGTCCCCCACCCCCGCCGACCGCGCGGCCACGGTATCCGCCATCGCCGGCGACCCACGCCTCGGCAACGTCACGGTGAAAGACGTCGCCGACTATGCCCGAACGACGGGCGGCAGCAGCGGCCTCCGGCGCATCTGGGTGCTGGTCGATTCCCCCTCCGCGCGCACCATTCTCGAATTGAAGGAACTCGCCTCGCCCGGGGTGACCTGGGGCCGGCACACGCGCACCCTTGATCCCAGCACGCGCTTCGACACCTTGAAGCGCGCATTCTGGAACGACGCCGATCCCGCCGACGTCTTCGGCGTCTCCCTTCTCGGAACGCACTTCATGCTCCGCGACCGACTCCTGCGCGACGCCCCCAACCTCGACGAGTTGGACGCCAGCGAGCTCGCCAAGGTCCTGGACGTGGAAGCGAGCCAGCTCGCCCTTCTCCACACGAGCGCATGGGCCACCGTGAAAAAGGCCCCCATGCGCACCTGGCTCCAAGGCACGTCCCAAACCCTGGCCACGCGCTGGAAAGAAGCCTGGAACGCAGCCTCCCATTGAGACGAGCGCCCACCCTTCGGTGGGCGCCCGGTCAACGGATGGCACCGGCCCTTCAGTTCCCCAAATCGCTCAGGAAGCGGTTCGTGTACGCAAGCGACGGGTTGGACGTCGAGCTGCAGGTCGACGACGTGGAGCCACCCGGGCACGGTGCGTCCCGATCCAGAGACCAGAAGTGGACACCCGCGAGGCCTTGCGATTTCACGTAGTTGCTGATCGTGTCGACGTCGGTGAGCGAGACCACCTCGCTCACCGTGTCGTTCTGTCCAATCATGGGCGTCAGCTCGATCTGGCTGGCGGCAATTCCATATGCAAACTGCAGATTCTGCACCGCCTGAATGGCCGATTGACCCATGTTGCACGTGCCGTTTTGGACCACGCACACCGACGGGGACGTGTTGCCGTAGTCCATGACCATCAAATTGATGGTGTAGCGCGGTAAACCGGCCGCCTTGATGGACTTCACGACCATGTCTCCCAGCGAATTCAACCCGCCATGGCTGCCGTCGGATGCGGCCAACGTGGCGAGGGTGAAGGAGAATCGCAGATTCGGGAATTGAGACTCGGCCGACTTCGTCTGTGCCACCAAGTTGTCGATATCGGATTGAGACAAGCCTCCTTCGATATCGTAATCGATGCCCACGAGGTGCGATGACATGTACTGGTTGATGAAGTTGGTCATACCGGACTGGCTGGAGCAACGGAAGGAACCGGCCGCGCCGCCGGTGGAAACCACGTAGCTCACTCCGTTGGAATCGAGCCCCGCGATGTTGGCGCTGGCAAAGGCACTCCGGGTTACCCCCGCCCAATTTTCACTGCCACACTCGCCGGTGGCGAAGGCCAAGGTGACGCCGCGAAGGTTGGACTTGCCAGGGATCAAGCCATTGCTGCCCACGAGCGGGATGACGGATCCGGTCACCGCGGTCCGCATCGCGCTGGTGTTCCAGTCCATATTGATCGAAATATCTTTGTATGGGCTGAAGAGGATTCCGCCAGGAGGAGGCGGTGGCGGAGGTGGCGGAGGTCCGGAATCGACGCCGCCACCACCGCTGTCCGTGCCTGCATCGCTCCCGCCGCCACCACCGCTGCAGGTGGCAGCCGTCCACAGGGCCGGTGTGGCCGGTGGTGTCCAATCGGCTTGGCTGGTGTGCGCCTGAAGGCATTGATAGGCGTTGCCGCCGTACAGAACGACCTTTCCCACGGAATAGGCAATACCCGCAGCCCAATCGGTGGCATTCGAGCAATCGACCGTCAGCGCGTCCTGGCCTTCGCCAGCCTCCGAGCGATCCGCCTGTTCACATCCAAAAGCCATGGACGCGACCAAGGTCGTGCCGAGTAGAACCGAATATAGACGCATTTTTGCGTGCCCCTTTCTCCTGCGCATCGAAGGAAACCGGGACGGTCCTCGAGCAGGCTCGCAACGCTCGGAGCAACGAAAGTACCAATTCCAAATTTCGCCGATATTCAGCTAAATCCCGCGCCCCAACGCGCTGCAGCTGGTCCAAGACCTGATCGCACGGATCACGCAACGTGATCGACGCGATCAGGGAGTCGCCACGAGCGGCCCGCGATCATCGGCGCGAGATAGCAGCATTTCTGAATTGGATGTAAAGAAAGACGCCCAGGCCGCGAGATAAGGTCGACGGTTTACCCATGCAACGATGATCGTGATCATCTCACGGTCGCGGGGCGCAGGTGGGTGGTCGCGGTGAGGGTTTGGCCCTAATACCGGCCTTGAATCCCGCAAAAAAGGCCCGTCTCGATGACTGCTTCGATTTCGACCGATTCCGTAGCGCCAAAAGCCTTTGGCGCACTCGCGCTGCGTGGATACCGCGCGTACCTGCTCACGTTCATGTTGACCATGATGGCCGACAACATCGAGCACGTGATAAGTTACTGGGTCGTTTTCCAGAAGTTTCACTCGCCCGCGCTCGGCGGATTCGCGGTGGTCTCGCATTGGCTGCCATTCCTCGCGTTTTCGGTGGCCATCGGGGCGCTCAACGATCGACTCGACTCGCGGCGTCTCATTCAGGCGGGGGCCGTTCTCTTCATCGTCGCCTCGGCGGGGTGGGGCTATTTCTTCGTCACCGATACGTTGCAAATGTGGCATGCGATGGTGCTGTTGGTCATTCACGGATGCGCGGGCGTCTTGTGGGTGACCTCGAGCCAGATGCTGCTCTACGACATCGTCGGCCCCGCCGCGCTGCCGAGTGCCGTGCGGCTCGCGGCCACGGCGCGCTACCTGGGTGTCCTCGTGGGGCCCGGCGTCGGCAGCGTGGTGATGCTCACACTCGGTCCAACGCGGGGCATCTTCTTCAACACCGTGTTTTACCTCCCCCTTCTCCTCTGGTTGATCGCGGCGCCCTACGGTCGCCACTTTCGCGGAGGCAGCTCCGCGCCAAAGCGCGCGGTGCGCGGGTTCGCGGACATCGTGCAGACCATCCGCGAGGTGCGCACCATTCCCCTCCTCGCGACCATGATTCTCCTCGTGGGCGGGGCATCGTTTTTCATCGGCAATAGCTACCAGGCGCAAATGCCCGGCTTTGCCAACGACCTCGGGCACGGCGATCCCGGAACGGCCTACACGATGCTGCTCGCCGCCGATGCCGCGGGAGCCCTGCTCGCGGGCATCGTGCTCGAGAGCCGCGGCGGCATCTTCAAAATGAGCCCGGGCGCCGCGGCGATGCTCGCCATGGGCTGGTCCGCCGCGCTCTTCGGTTTCGCGTTGGTGCACACGTATGCCTTGGCCATCGCGCTTCTCTTCCTGGCCGGCTTCTTCGAGCTCTCGTTCAGCAGCATGGCGCAAACGCTGGTGCAGATGCACGCGCCCGAGGCCACGCGCGGTCGCGTACTCGGCCTTTACAACATGGCCGCCGCCGGATTGCGGGCCTTCAGCGGCATCACGGTGGGGCTCGTGGGAAGCATCGTCAGCGTCCACACGTCGCTGGCCGTGGCCGCGGGTGCATTCGTATCGGTGAGTGCCATCCTGTTCGCACGATTGCGTGCCACGACGACCTGAGCGGACTTCGGCGTTCAGGGAATCGCCGCACGGAGCGCCGATGCGAGTGCCGACATCGACTCGAATCGGTCATCGCGCGTGCGTCGCAAGCATCTCTGCAGCACGGCCTCGACCGTCTGCGGAGGGGCCTGGAGGTGGGCACCAAGCGGAATAGGCTCTTTCGTCATCGCGTTGGCGAACAGCTCCAGCTCCGTGTTGCCGTGGAACGGCAAGCTGCCGGTGATGAGCTCGTACAACGTCACGCCCATCGACCAGACGTCGGTCCGCGCGTCGACGTCGGCGGACGCCATCATCTGCTCCGGCGCCATGTAGGCCGGGGAGCCCATGAGCGATTCGTTGGCCGTGAGGTTCGAGCGACTGCCGATGCCGGGATCCCCCGCGGCGATGCCGAAGTCGATGACCTTGATGACGCTCTCGTCCCCA encodes:
- a CDS encoding glycosyltransferase, whose translation is MTPHVLMHLLPAIVLAAVGHIERVNRMHAAREYRPARRGHREPMAAVCPVYREDPRLFDRALRSWRNNDLAEVVCVIHEDDIACIEVARACGVRVITVPHRDKRQALKIGWEAVTANLVALVDSDTVWARNLVDVVSAPFADPAIGGVATQSFVLEPVTFWEQLRCGKGPIAVMAAQTVRGRALGCLPGRTAVYRRELLHRIGPDFVNQYFLGVRCGPGDDTRLAALTLRAGYHTVLQANAHVWSRFPNTLGGMLRQRLRHQRNSWREHLTALTGGWLWQHAYLARCVTVSVVLRLGFLLAAVYFIVLAACGEFLAPGLVLTAWCGRRILGAARSLHRAGRPRRVTFGLLAVDILSHGLDAFGLLTLRRQGWLTREEEREHRIIP
- a CDS encoding tetratricopeptide repeat protein, which produces MPALLFLAVHAHADDKKSAGSHFQRAVTLYGEADYGAALVEFKQAYQLSPNVNVLYNIAQAQFQLQRYAQALSTFEQYLSEGGESHRPEVLEVVATLQSRVGRLDIHFNVPGTELQIDDEEVAAKRLGKPLTVSVGRRKLVASARGYHPKTQWIDVAAGENVSVDVRLDALEPTPAAVPKEPVLAPAKNADAKPRESQGGPVVIGWTVTAALAAATAVTGIFALKSASDLKSARDAYPADKSDIDSKASKATTFAVTTDVLGGLTLVAAGVSLYWTLTLPSKNEAKVSVAPTGIRFSGSF
- a CDS encoding DUF2252 domain-containing protein, whose protein sequence is MDILTATMLGKLLRISLFAFSFGIGGCAGAHGDGASANDNSLEVTELGAAPGPLSAAELGAVPDRARLRATNPELDEAAFEIKWQAAKKDAFSFFRAFDAAYHADLASVPPSRVPGGETLCVGDAHPENFGFMKLPSGTRFAINDLDDAGYCPAAFDAARFFAAVTLAYGNDALTKRALERYVDTVKDASRATGIDSDLAPSWKKKREKGLTKYTKDGAFVLGDATDLSSPTPADRAATVSAIAGDPRLGNVTVKDVADYARTTGGSSGLRRIWVLVDSPSARTILELKELASPGVTWGRHTRTLDPSTRFDTLKRAFWNDADPADVFGVSLLGTHFMLRDRLLRDAPNLDELDASELAKVLDVEASQLALLHTSAWATVKKAPMRTWLQGTSQTLATRWKEAWNAASH
- a CDS encoding glycosyl hydrolase; this encodes MAFGCEQADRSEAGEGQDALTVDCSNATDWAAGIAYSVGKVVLYGGNAYQCLQAHTSQADWTPPATPALWTAATCSGGGGGSDAGTDSGGGGVDSGPPPPPPPPPPGGILFSPYKDISINMDWNTSAMRTAVTGSVIPLVGSNGLIPGKSNLRGVTLAFATGECGSENWAGVTRSAFASANIAGLDSNGVSYVVSTGGAAGSFRCSSQSGMTNFINQYMSSHLVGIDYDIEGGLSQSDIDNLVAQTKSAESQFPNLRFSFTLATLAASDGSHGGLNSLGDMVVKSIKAAGLPRYTINLMVMDYGNTSPSVCVVQNGTCNMGQSAIQAVQNLQFAYGIAASQIELTPMIGQNDTVSEVVSLTDVDTISNYVKSQGLAGVHFWSLDRDAPCPGGSTSSTCSSTSNPSLAYTNRFLSDLGN
- a CDS encoding metallophosphatase family protein; the encoded protein is MIRYAVVSDVHGNRWALDAVLQDARRRGADVLLNLGDAVYGPLDPSGTAALLRDAGLSSRHIRGNEDRVIYESDADASLHGSLKFTRGALSEGDVAWLRSLAPHATVADVRLCHGTPESDEVYLLEQVTEHGVALRDRESLATLVRGVTERVLLCGHTHIPRLIQLDALVIVNPGSVGLPAYSDVRPHPHRMETGSPHARYAIVSVGTTVSVDLIGVAYDWDTAARVASKNGRPDWAEALRTGRAV
- a CDS encoding MFS transporter yields the protein MTASISTDSVAPKAFGALALRGYRAYLLTFMLTMMADNIEHVISYWVVFQKFHSPALGGFAVVSHWLPFLAFSVAIGALNDRLDSRRLIQAGAVLFIVASAGWGYFFVTDTLQMWHAMVLLVIHGCAGVLWVTSSQMLLYDIVGPAALPSAVRLAATARYLGVLVGPGVGSVVMLTLGPTRGIFFNTVFYLPLLLWLIAAPYGRHFRGGSSAPKRAVRGFADIVQTIREVRTIPLLATMILLVGGASFFIGNSYQAQMPGFANDLGHGDPGTAYTMLLAADAAGALLAGIVLESRGGIFKMSPGAAAMLAMGWSAALFGFALVHTYALAIALLFLAGFFELSFSSMAQTLVQMHAPEATRGRVLGLYNMAAAGLRAFSGITVGLVGSIVSVHTSLAVAAGAFVSVSAILFARLRATTT
- a CDS encoding serine/threonine protein kinase, producing MRIGRYELVAELARGGMGIVYLARVQGPGGFSKLLIIKELKPEFVDDPAILSMFVEEARLAARLQHPNVAQTIEVAQEGNRPYIAMEYLQGQSLATIHRRAKGKLSSEALLRVIIEMLRGLHYAHTLTDYDGANLGLVHRDVSPHNVFITYAGEVKVLDFGIAKAADTQLETRTGVLKGKVAYLAPELVHGREYDARVDVFSAGAMLWEAVAGRPLWRGSKEVDVLHSLINWEVPRIRSACSDISDELANICDKATAPNPAERYESAEALHLALETYLAGQPGKVNSLREIGVTIAEAFKEERERLRRILERALQDLKNGEGDRLAVITPQQGNSQLTSSSKSISWPVTRSPAVEALAPERGGHKTGRMLAGALSVLALSGTGYFVFHSKTGAPAAPEAPVQVQSTVAPSGSSPPVAPSPTPPNTFALVVRTTPPNAKLTIDGFRAQAPYSSRCPAGQALTIGANADGFVPKLEEVVCNDDIALDIALERQPAAVVGHARPPVRARAAVNNAAASPVAPPTTPSAHTPASTDVDPAGGKRPMRPIDPNNPYGNQ